A single region of the Mercenaria mercenaria strain notata chromosome 6, MADL_Memer_1, whole genome shotgun sequence genome encodes:
- the LOC123548710 gene encoding uncharacterized protein LOC123548710 — MSRDHRTVSLKLSKVLNDIGVNERMILKRRRTVLLWDTMDTLGTDRLLGKNISTYRFGSQTEGSTTLGLHSDTDTLFCYNKYNVIQDWGEWQPGKLNLLMIQDETTSPGYCLLQCLKLDEPLPFPTALLNHELGRYLRVSRGKVLVKNTAHRDSAIPGSVSNGPASSIQGGPGFADHDSVPAHHCNSWPVEARPWLLQQGLGRWPSEDIKRYCETTGCFVVPVSSKNGQNEQLEWRISTSQAERCLMFNINITQLRCYILMKMILKTFINPRCNGVLSSFMCKTVLFHCIQNTRSNNWVQSNLLPCLMCCLTVLQNFVRQENCPHFIIPENNLMAGRISPHNKHKILEILQNILQGGDCALQEIPTDDLGMRLQVKMNMDEGFQYYQTPAQIHNKISTGLLLNTTIAISMNHDHFLNEIMHDGNEMVRERLLNFMFSLTRMYREVGISSLEKSALKLLAPLLSSSLGSVIASYDIYTTHSISPEALTWFSVCLNSDVASGRLKLASALYCIGDMERAEFVLRNTEENYDLNSVEPVCGCHYHPMYYQRQGFKHKCNTGNEEVIIKHIIAFCVRFLRCEICCVPEELQYEMFRSTQEDRLERDEIFDFWMDSAVVDSLPYLYFLQYKTYGALQRVADQQRALANLVTTIETEQNLGHRETALNLIGQCMEQENRHIDALRCYMKSLNIRCRNNAANFLICKLLSLSVNMQ, encoded by the coding sequence ATGTCTCGAGATCACCGGACTGTATCACTGAAACTGTCAAAGGTGCTCAATGATATTGGTGTCAATGAGAGAATGATTCTGAAGAGGAGGAGGACGGTCTTGTTGTGGGATACTATGGACACTTTAGGTACAGACAGATTGCTGGGCAAGAACATTTCCACCTATCGTTTTGGTAGCCAGACTGAAGGGTCTACAACATTAGGACTTCATTCAGACACTGATACACTCTTCTGCTACAATAAGTATAATGTGATACAGGACTGGGGTGAGTGGCAACCTGGCAAGCTCAATCTACTGATGATCCAGGATGAGACCACATCCCCAGGTTACTGTCTACTACAATGTCTGAAACTTGATGAGCCTCTTCCTTTTCCTACTGCTTTACTTAATCATGAACTAGGCAGATATTTAAGAGTTAGCAGAGGTAAAGTGCTGGTGAAGAATACAGCTCATAGAGACAGTGCTATCCCAGGAAGTGTAAGTAATGGTCCTGCTTCATCAATACAAGGAGGGCCAGGTTTTGCTGATCATGATTCTGTTCCAGCACACCACTGTAACTCATGGCCTGTAGAAGCCCGACCATGGTTATTACAACAAGGTCTAGGAAGATGGCCTTCAGAAGACATTAAGAGATATTGTGAGACTACAGGATGTTTTGTTGTACCAGTGAGCAGTAAAAATGGCCAGAATGAGCAActtgaatggagaatatctacTTCCCAGGCTGAAAGATGTCTGATGTTTAATATAAACATCACACAATTAAGGTGTTACATCCTGATGAAgatgattcttaaaacattcataaatccTCGGTGTAATGGTGTCCTTTCAAGTTTCATgtgcaaaactgttttatttcattgtatacaaAATACACGTTCAAATAACTGGGTGCAATCTAACTTACTCCCATGTTTGATGTGCTGCCTTACAGTATTGCAGAACTTTGTAAGACAAGAAAACTGTCCACATTTTATAATACCTGAAAACAACCTGATGGCTGGAAGAATTTCTCCTCATAACAAACATAAAATTCTTGAAATCCTGCAAAATATCTTACAAGGTGGAGATTGTGCACTCCAGGAGATTCCCACTGATGACCTTGGCATGAGACTACAAGTGAAGATGAACATGGATGAAGGTTTTCAGTATTACCAAACTCCAGCCcaaatacataacaaaatttcAACAGGACTGTTACTTAATACTACCATTGCAATAAGCATGAATCACGATCACTTTTTAAACGAAATAATGCATGATGGAAATGAGATGGTGCGTGAGAGATTATTAAACTTTATGTTTTCACTAACTAGAATGTACAGAGAAGTGGGCATTAGCAGTTTGGAAAAATCTGCATTGAAGCTTCTAGCACCTCTGCTTTCATCTTCACTTGGGTCTGTAATAGCATCTTATGACATTTATACTACTCACAGTATATCTCCAGAGGCGCTGACCTGGTTTTCAGTTTGTTTGAACTCGGATGTAGCATCTGGTAGATTGAAACTTGCATCAGCATTATACTGTATAGGAGATATGGAAAGAGCAGAGTTTGTTCTGAGGAATACAGAAGAAAATTATGATCTGAATTCTGTTGAACCTGTATGTGGATGTCATTATCATCCCATGTATTACCAAAGGCAAGGATTCAAGCATAAATGTAACACTGGAAATGAAGAAGTGATAATTAAACATATCATAGCATTTTGTGTTAGATTTCTGCGGTGTGAAATTTGCTGTGTTCCTGAAGAGCTACAGTATGAAATGTTTAGGTCTACACAAGAGGACAGACTTGAAAGGGATGAAATTTTTGACTTTTGGATGGACTCTGCAGTGGTAGATTCTCTACCTTATCTCTACTTTCTACAGTACAAAACGTACGGAGCTCTTCAGAGAGTGGCAGACCAACAACGTGCACTTGCAAACCTTGTCACTACCATTGAAACAGAACAAAACCTAGGTCACAGGGAAACAGCGCTGAACTTAATAGGACAGTGTATGGAACAGGAAAACCGACATATTGATGCTTTACGATGCTACATGAAATCTCTGAATATCCGATGCAGAAATAATGCTGcaaattttcttatatgtaaacTTCTTAGTTTGTCAGTAAATATGCAGTAG